One Acidobacteriota bacterium genomic window, GCGAAATAATCGATTCTTTCATCGGTCCCTTCACCTCGATCCACCATCGAGTGAAGATCAAAGAGGCAGAGGTGGAAAATAGCATCATCCTTGAAGGAAGCTCCATCAACAAGATAAAAGCAAGGATCGATGGAAGCCTTATCGGTAAATATGTGAAGATAATGCAAAGGGATAAAAGACCAAAGGCGATGAAGTTTATGCTCGGTGATAACTCCGAGGTAGGATTGATTGAAGGTTAAGGAGGCGAAGATGAAGCTCATTGAAGGAGTAAAGATAAAGGAACTAAAGGTTATCCCCGACGAACGGGGGAGGCTCGCCGAGATACTCCGGAGCGATGACCCTGAATTCATAAAATTTGGACAGGTCTACTTCACCACCACCTACCCGGGGGTAGTCAAGGGATGGCATATGCATCGGAACCAGGTGGACAATGTATGCTGTGTCAAGGGGATGTTGAAGCTGGTGATCTACGATCCAAGGGAGGGTTCGCCAACCAAGGGGGAGATAAACGAGCTATTCATCGGGGACTACAACCCAGTGCTCGTTCAGATACCGAAGGGGGTATTCCACGGCTGGAAGTGCATTAGTGAGAACGAGGCGATAGTGATCAACTGTCCCACCGAACCATACAATCACGAGAACCCGGATCAGATAAACATCGACCCCCACAGCGGGGAGATCCCCTACGACTGGGCGAGAAAGG contains:
- a CDS encoding dTDP-4-dehydrorhamnose 3,5-epimerase family protein yields the protein MKLIEGVKIKELKVIPDERGRLAEILRSDDPEFIKFGQVYFTTTYPGVVKGWHMHRNQVDNVCCVKGMLKLVIYDPREGSPTKGEINELFIGDYNPVLVQIPKGVFHGWKCISENEAIVINCPTEPYNHENPDQINIDPHSGEIPYDWARKDR